The Streptomyces vinaceus genome contains the following window.
AGCGGCGCTCCATCTCGTCCAGCCAGCCGATGGCGGACTGGAGCGGGATCTCGGGGGAATCGCTGATGGCCGTGGCCACCCACTTGAACTGCCAGAACAGCGAGTGGGCGTCCCACCGGTCGAAGGCTCCGGGGTCCTTGTCGTACTCCTGGAGCAGCCGGGCGAAGGGCACCAGCATCTTGGAGGACTCGGCGCTCCAGAGATAGGCGTTGATCAGGTTGTCCAGGGCCGTGCGGAACAGGGGGCCGTCACCGATCGCCTCCGCCGCGCCCACGAGCACCTCGGCGTGCGCGTTGCGTGCCGTCCCGTTGGGGGAGTTCCTGTTCTCGGCCAGGCCCTGTTCGATCTCCTCGCGCGTCAGTACGGTCACTTCTGTCCCTCCTGGGAGTCGGTGGAGTGGGTCGCCCATTCGAGGAGCCCGAGGAAGGCCCGGTTGAGCAGCGTGGAATCGGCGGGCCGCAGCGGCCGCTGGGACATCAGCAGGGCCTGCCCGTACAGCGATTCGACGGCGGTGCCGGTCAGGGCCTCGTCGGGCAGGGCCGAGATCCGGCGGATCAGCGGGTTGTTGTGGTTGAGCACCAGGCGGGCGCGCGGGGCGGAGCCGCGCAGCGCGCCGAGGATCCCGCTCCACAGGGAGTCGGCGCTGTCCAGCGCCGCCGTGCGGTCGCGTTCCTGGCGGGCCTGTCGGTCGTCGAGGTAGAGCGCGGGGACGGAGACGGGCTGGAAGGACCGCAGCACGACGTCGCAGCCCTGCGCCTCCAGCCGGGTGCGCGCCGTGGACAGGAAGGGCGCGAGGGCCAGTTCGGCGGAGGTCGGGACCGGGTCGAGGCGCTCGGTGACGGCGCCGGCGTCCAGCTCCGTGACCTTAAGGTCCGGGCGCACGGTGGGCAGCAGGGCGAGCAGGTCGGCGTCGTAGGTGTATCCCGCGTTGATAACGCCGAGGCCGTGGGCGGCAGCGATCGGGGCGATCTGGCGGAACTCCTCGACCGTGCGCGTGAAGTGGACCTCGGTGTGCGCCGCCGTGAACTCCTGGAGGCTCATCGAGCCCTCGCTCGTCTCGAACGGCAGCCAGGGCAGCATCAGGCCGAGCAGCTCGGCGTCGTGCCGGGCGAGGGACTTCACCCCGAGGTGGTGGACGCTCAGGAAGGCTGCCAAGCGCTCCGGTTCGCTCGCGGCGAGCTCGGCGAGCCAGGCCCGGACCCGGGCGCCGAGGGCCTCCCGTACGGCGGACAGGGTCTCGTCGTCGTAGAGGTTCTCGCGGGAGGCGGTGGGCCGCAGGGTGTCCGTGTCGATGACCGCGCGGACGAAGAAGGCCCAGTCCGGCAGCAGGTTGTCGGCGTGGTCCGTCAGCAGCATGCCCTTGAGGTGGACGCGGTGCCCGGCCCGGTGGGCGGGGCTGGTCGGCTCGGGGAGGACGTACGCGACTCCGCGCACCCCGGCGACGGGCAGGTCGAGGTCGATGCTGTCGAGCGGGGTGAAGCCGAAGAGCTGCGCGCAGTGGCCGGCGAGCGCGACGCGGCGCGCGGCGGGGGTGGGGAAGGGGCGGTCCCATATGGCGGGCCGGTCGGTGATGCCCCGCGGCTCGCCGCCCCCGCTGCCCTCCTCCCCGCTCCCGCCCTCGGTGAAGGTGATGTCGTACGGGAGCAGGGAGCCGTAGTCGCGGGCCAGCTGCTCGACCTTGGCCGGGACGGTCCACTCCTCGGCACCCGGGCGCGCCTGGAGGATCACGGTGGTGCCGGGCTCCCGGCGCGCGTCTTCGGGCAGTTCACGGACGGTGTAGGAGCCGTCGTCCGTGGCCAGCCACTCGACGGGCGCGGCCTGGGGGTCGCGCGCGGAACGCGTGATGACGCGGATCTGGCGGGCCACGACGAAGCAGGCGAGCAGGCCGATGCCGAACTGGCCGAGGAACTCGCGGCGGGTGGTTTCGAGGCCGTGTTCGCCGCCGCGCTTGGAGCTGCGGCCGATGGTGGCGAGGAGGGAGTGGGCCTCGGCGGCGGTCAGGCCGATACCGCTGTCCTCGATGGTCACCCGGCCCGCGGACGCCGACAGCCGGATGCGGATCTCCGCCTCGGGGTCGAGTGCCTGGCGGGCGGTGACGGCGTCCACCGCGTTCTGCAGCAGCTCGCGGACGTAGACGCGCGGGCTGGAGTAGAGGTGGTGGGAGAGCAGGTCGACCAGGCCGCGCAGATCGACCTGGAAGCTGTTGGCGGCGGGATCCGAGTGGATGGAGGAAGAGGATGCGGACGTCATGGGGCGTCACCTCGCGTGCTCGCATGGATGG
Protein-coding sequences here:
- a CDS encoding HSP90 family protein, coding for MTSASSSSIHSDPAANSFQVDLRGLVDLLSHHLYSSPRVYVRELLQNAVDAVTARQALDPEAEIRIRLSASAGRVTIEDSGIGLTAAEAHSLLATIGRSSKRGGEHGLETTRREFLGQFGIGLLACFVVARQIRVITRSARDPQAAPVEWLATDDGSYTVRELPEDARREPGTTVILQARPGAEEWTVPAKVEQLARDYGSLLPYDITFTEGGSGEEGSGGGEPRGITDRPAIWDRPFPTPAARRVALAGHCAQLFGFTPLDSIDLDLPVAGVRGVAYVLPEPTSPAHRAGHRVHLKGMLLTDHADNLLPDWAFFVRAVIDTDTLRPTASRENLYDDETLSAVREALGARVRAWLAELAASEPERLAAFLSVHHLGVKSLARHDAELLGLMLPWLPFETSEGSMSLQEFTAAHTEVHFTRTVEEFRQIAPIAAAHGLGVINAGYTYDADLLALLPTVRPDLKVTELDAGAVTERLDPVPTSAELALAPFLSTARTRLEAQGCDVVLRSFQPVSVPALYLDDRQARQERDRTAALDSADSLWSGILGALRGSAPRARLVLNHNNPLIRRISALPDEALTGTAVESLYGQALLMSQRPLRPADSTLLNRAFLGLLEWATHSTDSQEGQK